CTACCTATAACGTATTACCTACTAATTGCCGGGAGCGGATCGCTGTCAGCAACAGCGTAACGCCATTCAGGTAGCCATGTGAAAAGTCAGGTTTTTTTGCTGCCAAAAGACTACTCATTTGGGGTAATTATCGCCTGTCAGGAAATAAATGATAACTTTGTCTTTGATTTATATCAAACTATCACCCTCTATACCTTCTAAGGTAACGGCAAGATATATCAATAATCAGAGGTACTTATGAGTCAAACTTCCCCCACGGAACCGGGTCATCATGCTGTGATCACTGACTGGCGACCGGAAGATCCCCAGTTCTGGCAACAGTACGGTCATCGTATTGCAAACCGTAATTTATGGATCTCGGTTCCCTGTCTGATGCTGGCGTTTTGTGTCTGGATCGTGTTTAGTGTGGTGACCGTCAATCTGAATAAGGTGGGTTTTCATTTTACCGCCGATCAGTTACTGACACTGACCGCACTGCCTGCACTGGCGGGCGGCATATTGCGCGTGCCGTATGCGTTTATGGTGCCGCTGTTTGGTGGTCGTCGCTGGACCGCGTTTAGCACCGGGATCATGATCATTCCCTGTCTGTGGCTCGGTTTCGCGGTGCAGGACACGACAACCTCATACAGCACTTTTGTGATTATTTCGCTGCTGTGTGGCTTTGCCGGGGCTAACTTTGCTTCCAGTATGGCCAATATCAGTTTCTTCTTCCCGAAAAAAATGCAGGGGGGAGTGCTGGGAATTAATGGCGGCCTCGGTAATATGGGCGTCAGTGTCATGCAGCTCGTCGCACCGCTGGTGATTTCAGTGTCCATTTTTGCCGTTTTCGGCGCGAGTGGCACGATGCAACCGAATGGCTCTGAGCTGTATCTGGAAAACGCCGCCTGGATTTGGATACCGTTTCTGCTGATCCTGACCCTCGCCGCCTGGTTCTTTATGAATGATCTGGCGACCTCGAAAGCCTCATTACGCGATCAGTTACCGGTACTGAAACGCGGGCATTTGTGGATCATGTCGCTGTTATATCTGGCCACATTTGGATCGTTTATCGGTTTTAGTTCCAGCTTTGCAATCCTGACAAAAGGTTTGTTCCCACAGGTCGAAGTGCTGCATTACGCTTTTTTCGGCCCCTTTATCGGTGCGCTGGCGCGCTCAGTGGGCGGTACGATCTCTGATCGGCTGGGGGGGGTTCGTGTCACGCTGATCAATTTCGTGGTGATGGCGCTTTTCAGCGGCCTGTTATTCCTGACACTACCTGCAGAGGGCCAGAGTGGAAACTTTATGATCTATTTTGCCGTATTTATCGTTCTGTTTCTGACCTCCGGTCTGGGAAGTGCTTCTACCTTTCAGATGATCGCGGTTATTTTCCGTAAAATGACGGCTGATCGGGTTAAGGCGCAGGGTGGCAGTGACGAACAGGCGGCGCATGTTGCGACCACGGATACCGCCGCGGCATTAGGCTTTATTTCCGCGATTGGTGCCATTGGCGGCTTCCTGATCTCACAAGGATTTAGTTTTTCCGTCAAGCTGAGTGGCTCGCCGACCGATGCGATGAAAGTGTTTTTCATTTTCTATGTCATTTGCATCATCATCACCTGGGCGGTTTACGGGCGTAAATTCAACACCTGAATCGCCGTATCCAGTGAGCATCATGGGCGCAAACATGGCGCCCTTTTTTCTACCCCTTAATACCCTGATAAATAACAGATTGCTCTGTTAGCGACGATATTTTCATGTAATGCTTTAAAAAACAAAGTGATAGAAAAAAGTAGCTATACTCCTTCAGGAGTAGTGAGCAGGATACTGCAATTTATAACTTATTCTGCATTGATCATTATCAATTTTGCTTTGTTTTTATCGCGTTACCTTCACTGCCAGTTTCAGCAATGTCGATTTAATCAGAGAGCTATCAGGCTCCATACAGGAGAAAACCAATGAGTCAATTCCTGGACCGGTTTCGTTACTTTAGACAGAAGGGCGAAGCCTTTGCCAATGGCTATGGTCAGCTTATTAACACCAATCGTGACTGGGAGGAGGGATACCGTCAGCGCTGGCAGCATGACAAGGTGGTACGATCCACTCACGGTGTCAATTGTACTGGTTCCTGTAGCTGGCAGATTTTTGTAAAAAATGGCCTCGTCACCTGGGAGACACAACAGACTGATTATCCCCGCACTCGCCCGGATATGCCCAATCATGAGCCGCGTGGCTGCCCGCGGGGTGCCAGCTATTCGTGGTATCTTTACAGCGCAAACCGGCTGAAATATCCCTTAATGCGTAAACGGCTGATGAAGATGTGGCGGCAAGCAAAAGCGCAGCATCCTGATCCGGTTGTCGCCTGGGCATCGATTATCGAAGATGCCGAGCAGGCTAAAAGTTTCAAACAGGCGCGTGGTCATGGAGGGTTCGTGCGCTCCTCCTGGCAGGAGGTTAATGAGCTGATCGCGGCGGCAAATGTGTATACCGTGAAAACCTACGGCCCCGACCGGGTGGCCGGTTTTTCGCCGATCCCGGCGATGTCGATGGTCTCTTATGCCGCAGGTGCCCGTTACCTGTCACTGATTGGTGGCAATTGCCTGAGTTTTTATGACTGGTATTGTGATCTGCCACCCGCCTCCCCGCAGACCTGGGGGGAACAAACCGATGTGCCGGAATCAGCCGACTGGTATAACGCCAGTTATATTATCGCCTGGGGCTCCAACGTGCCGCAAACCCGCACCCCGGATGCACACTTCTTCACTGAGGTGCGCTATAAAGGAACGAAAACCGTCGCCATCACTCCTGACTACGCTGAAATCGCCAAATTATGTGATCTGTGGCTGGCACCCAAACAGGGTACTGACGCGGCGCTGGCGCTGGCAATGGGCCATGTGATCCTGCGTGAGTTCCATCTCGATAAACCGAGCCCCTATTTTACCGATTATGTGCGCCGCTATAGCGATATGCCAATGCTGGTCATGCTGGAGCCACGGGAGGGCTACTATGCCGCCGGTCGGATGCTGCGCGCCGCTGATTTAACCGATGCCTGCGGCCAGCAACATAATCCAGAATGGAAAACGGTGGCTTTTGATCAGCAGGGCCATCTCACGGTGCCGAATGGTTCGATCGGCTTTCGCTGGGGTGATAAAGGCAAGTGGAATCTTGAGCAGCGCGACAGCCACAGCGGTGATGAGGTGACACTCTCCCTCAGTATGCTGGGTCAGCATGATGAGATAGCGGATGTGGGCTTTCCCTATTTTGGCGGCGATGGCAGTGAATTTTTCAATAAAGTGACCTTACAAAATACCCTGGTGCACAAACTGCCGGTCAAACGGCTGATCCTGGCCGACGGGTCAACGGCGCTGGTTACCACGGTTTATGATCTGACGCTGGCCAATTACGGCCTTGATCGTGGCCTTGAGGACGAAAACTGCGCAACTTCTTATGATCAGGTCAAAGCCTACTCGCCCGCCTGGGCTGAGCAGGTCACTGGCGTTTCGCGCAGTCATATCATCCGTATCGCCCGCGAGTTTGCCGATAATGCTAATAAGACTCATGGCCGATCGATGATTATCCTCGGTGCCGGACTTAACCACTGGTATCACCTCGATATGAACTATCGTGGATTGATCAATATGTTGATCTTCTGCGGCTGTGTCGGACAGAGCGGTGGCGGCTGGGCGCACTATGTTGGCCAGGAGAAGTTGCGGCCACAAACCGGCTGGTTACCGCTGGCCTTTGCTCTTGACTGGCAACGGCCACCGCGCCATATGAACAGCACTTCGTGGTTCTATAATCACTCCAGTCAGTGGCGATACGAAACCGTGACCGCTCAGGAGCTGTTGTCCCCGCTGGCCGATCCCACACGCTACAGCGGTCATCTGATCGATTTTAATGTGCGTGCAGAACGGATGGGCTGGCTGCCCTCTGCGCCACAGCTTGGCACCAATCCACTGACCATCGCCGCGCAAGCGGAAAAAGCCGGCATGACCGCAGTCGAATATACGGTGAAATCGCTGAAGGAAGGCACGCTGCGTTTTGCCGCAGAACAACCGGAAAATGGCAAAAACCATCCGCGTAATCTGTTTATCTGGCGTTCAAATCTGCTGGGTTCTTCCGCGAAAGGCCATGAGTATATGCTGAAGTATCTGCTGGGTACGGAGCATGGTATTCAGGGCCAAGATCTGGGTCAGCAGGGGGGCGTTAAGCCAGAAGAGATGGAGTGGCACCCGCAGGGGCTGGAAGGCAAACTGGATCTGGTGGTGACGCTGGATTTCCGTCTGTCGAGTACCTGTCTGTACTCTGACATTGTGCTGCCCACCGCCACCTGGTATGAAAAAGATGATATGAATACTTCGGATATGCATCCGTTTATTCATCCGCTCTCAGCGGCTGTGGATCCGGCGTGGGAGTCAAAAAGTGACTGGGAGATTTATAAAGAGATCGCCAGAACCTTTTCACAACTCTGCGTCGGTCATCTGGGTAAAGAGACCGATGTGGTGACCCTGCCGATTCAGCACGACTCTGCTGCGGAGCTGGCGCAACCACTGGGGGTGCTGGACTGGAAGAAGGGCGAGTGTGAGTTGATTCCTGGCAAAACGGCGCCCCATATTATGACCGTGGAACGGGACTATCCGGCGACTTATGAACGCTTCACTTCGGTTGGCCCGTTGATGGAGAAAGTCGGCAACGGTGGTAAAGGCATTGCCTGGAATACAGAAAGTGAAATCGATTTTCTGCGTCAGCTTAACCGCTGCAAAATGGAAGGGCCCGCCAAAGGTCAGCCGATGCTCAGCACGGCGATTGATGCCGCAGAAATGATCCTGACGCTGGCACCAGAGACCAACGGTCAGGTGGCGGTGAAAGCCTGGGCGGCGCTCAGTCAGATTACCGGTCGTGATCTGACCCATCTGGCGATCCATAAAGAAGATGAAAAAATCCGCTTTCGCGATATTCAGGCACAACCGCGCAAGATTATCTCCAGCCCTATCTGGTCGGGTCTTGAAGATGAGCATGTTTCTTATAACGCCGGTTATACCAATGTGCATGAGTTGATCCCCTGGCGTACCCTCTCTGGCCGCCAGTCGCTGTACCAGGATCATCAGTGGATGCGGGACTTCGGGGAAAGCCTGCTGGTTTACCGTCCACCGATCGATACCCGTTCGGTGCAGGCGGTGATGGGTAAAAAGCCGAATGGTCATCCGGAAAAAGCGCTGAATTTCCTTACTCCTCATCAGAAGTGGGGTATCCATTCGACCTATAGCGATAATCTGTTAATGCTGACCCTGGGTCGCGGTGGCCCGGTGGTCTGGTTAAGTGAAGCCGATGCGCAGGAACTCGGCATTGCCGATAATGACTGGATTGAAGTGTTTAACAGTAACGGTGCGCTGACTGCGCGTGCAGTGGTCAGTCAGCGGGTGCCAGCCGGGATGACGATGATGTATCACGCACAGGAGCGAATTATGAATTTGCCTGGCTCGGAAATTACCGGTCAACGTGGTGGTATTCATAATTCCGTTACCCGTATTACCCCCAAACCGACCCATATGATTGGCGGCTATGCGCATCTGGCCTATAGCTTTAACTATTACGGAACCGTGGGCTCGAACCGTGATGAGTTCGTTGTAGTTCGTAAGATGAAGAATATTAACTGGTTAGATAATGAAGGTCGTGACCAGGTACAGGAGAGCGTAAAATGAAAATTCGTTCACAAGTGGGCATGGTGCTGAATCTTGATAAATGCATTGGTTGCCACACCTGTTCTGTTACCTGTAAAAATGTCTGGACCAGCCGCGAAGGGACAGAGTACGCCTGGTTTAATAATGTAGAAACCAAGCCGGGTGTCGGTTTTCCCCATGACTGGGAAAACCAGCAGAAATGGAAAGGGGGCTGGATTCGTAAAATCAATGGTCGCTTGCAGCCACGGATGGGCAACCGGGTTACGCTGTTAGGCAAAATTTTTGCTAACCCTGATTTGCCGGGGATGGATGATTACTATGAGCCGTTTGATTACGACTATCAGCATCTGCATGTGGCGCCAGAAGGTCAATATCAGCCTGTGGCCCGTCCCCGTTCGCGGATCACCGGGCAACGGATGGATAAAATTACCCACGGCCCAAACTGGGAAGATGATCTAGGCGGAGAGTTCGCCAGCCTGGCGAAAGATAGCAACTTCGCCCATGTCCAGAAAGCGATGTACAGTCAGTTCGAAAATACTTTCATGATGTACCTGCCGCGTTTGTGTGAACACTGCCTCAATCCGGCGTGTGTTGCCACTTGTCCGAGTGGCGCTATCTACAAGCGTGAGGAAGATGGCATTGTGCTGATCGATCAGGATAAATGTCGTGGCTGGCGGATGTGTATTACCGGCTGTCCTTATAAAAAGATCTATTTCAACTGGAAGAGCGGTAAGTCAGAAAAATGTATTTTCTGCTATCCACGTATTGAGTCCGGAATGCCAACGGTATGTTCTGAAACCTGCGTGGGGCGTATTCGCTATCTCGGTGTGCTGCTGTATGACGCCGATGCGATTGAGCAGGCGGCCAGTAGTGAAAATAAAAAGGATTTATATCAGCGCCAACTGGCGATATTCCTCGATCCGCATGATCCACAGGTGATGGCAGAAGCGCTCAAACAGGGGATACCGCAGGGGGTGATTAGCGCCGCGCAGCAGTCGCCGGTTTATAAAATGGCGGTGGAGTGGAAGCTGGCGCTGCCGCTGCATCCTGAGTATCGCACACTGCCGATGGTCTGGTATGTGCCGCCGCTGTCACCGATCCAGTCGGCCGCGGATGCCGGGGAACTGGGCAGTAACGGTATTCTGCCGGATGTCGAAAGTTTGCGTATTCCGCTCCAGTATCTGGCGAACTTATTAACCGCTGGCGATACCCAACCGGTGCTGCTGGCGTTAAAAAGGATGCTGGCAATGCGTCATTTTAAACGAGCCGAAACCGTGGACGGGGTGGTGGATACCCGTGCGCTGGAAGAAGCCGGACTGAGCGAAGCGCAGGCTCAGGAGATGTACCGGTATCTGGCGATAGCCAACTACGAAGATCGGTTTGTGGTGCCGGGTGATCATCGTGAACTGGCACGCAATGCGTTCCCGGAACAGGGGGGCTGTGGTTTTACGTTTGGTGATGGCTGTCATGGTTCCGATACGACTTTCAATCTTTTCAATAGCCGACGTATTGATGCCATTGACGTCACCAGCAAAACCGAGGAGACACAGTCATGATCGAACTTATCATTGTTTCTCGTCTGCTTGAGTATCCTGATGCCGGTTTATGGCAGCATCAGCAGGAGATCGCCGAGGCCATCGCTTCGGGTGAAACGTTCAGCCACGAGGATGCCCGGCGGCTGGATGCTTTTTTGCATCAGTTGACGGGCGAGGATCTGTTAGATGCGCAGGCCGCTTACAGTGAACTGTTTGATCGGGGACGGGCGACCTCACTGCTGCTGTTTGAGCATGTCCACGGCGAGTCCCGTGATCGGGGTCAGGCGATGGTAGATCTGCTGGCGCAATATGAACGTCATGGCCTGATCCTCGATAGTCGCGAGTTACCTGACCATTTACCGTTGTATCTGGAGTATCTGGCTCAGTTACCGCAAGAGGAGGCCTTGCGCGGATTACGGGATGTCGCGCCGATCCTGGCGCTACTCCATGCCCGTCTGCAACAGCGTGATAGCCGCTATGCTCTGTTATTTGAGCTGTTGCTGAATCTGGGACAAACAGCGGTGGATAGCCAGAAAGTGGCGGAAAAAATCAGCACCGAGGCCCGCGATGATACGCCGCAAGCACTGGATGCGGTATGGGAAGAGGAGCAGGTGAAATTCTTTGCCGATAAAGGGTGTGATTCGTCTGCTATGGCGGCTCATCAGCGGCGTTTTGCCGGGGCGGTAGCTCCGCAATATCTGGATATCTCTGCTGGAGGGCAACCATAATGCATTTCCTCAATATGTTCTTCTTTGACATTTATCCCTATATTGCGGGATCGGTGTTTTTAATCGCCAGCTGGCTGCGTTATGACTATGGCCAATACACCTGGCGGGCAGGTTCCAGTCAGATGCTGGATAAAAAAGGGATGCATCTGGCATCCAATCTGTTTCACGTCGGTATCCTTGGCATTTTTGTCGGGCATTTTTTCGGCATGTTAACGCCACACTGGATGTATGAAGCGTTCCTGCCGGTGGCGGTGAAACAAAAAATGGCGATGCTGGGTGGCGGAGTCTGTGGCGTGATGACGCTGGTGGGCGGGGCGCTATTGCTGAAACGTCGCCTGTTGAATCCCCGGATACGGGCCACCACGACAGGCGCCGATATCCTGATCCTGATATTGCTGGTGGTGCAGTGCGTGCTGGGATTACTCACTATTCCGGTCTCTGCCCATCATAGGGATGGCAGCGAAATGATGAAACTGGTTGCCTGGGCGCAAGCGGTGGTGACTTTCCACGGCAATGCTGCCGGGCATCTGGAGGGGGTTGCATTTATCTTCCGGCTGCATCTGGTGCTGGGGATGACGTTATTCCTGTTATTCCCGTTCTCCCGGCTGGTACACATCTGGAGTGCGCCGGTGGGGTATCTGAGTCGGCAATATCAGATTGTCCGCGCCCGTCGCTGACAGGGCGCTTCATTATCTGCCTGATGCCGCGTTGTGCTGAAGTGTCTTCAGCCATTTAGCGGCAAAAACAGTACGGGTATGGCAAGCGTGATCACTGGATTAGGTCATTTATTCCATCAGATCGATGCCATGCCCGCTTAATATGGTTGTTATGCGCTTCTTAGAGCCTATCTTACTTGCTATTTTGGCCCTGGGCCATGCTCGAAAACATGTACGCTGCGGTTTCTGCGCGCTGTCCGTGTCCAAACTGGCTGCGCCAATAACGCCTGGTGGGATAGACTCTTAATAAATAAACAGCCGGGCAACATCGCGGGAGGGCTTGCCATTCAGTGCTGTTCGTTGTGAGCGTTCGCGGGAATATAACAGGATATGAAGGGTATTTTAGATAAATAAAAAGTGATGGTGGTGGGGGAAGGATTCGAACCTTCGAAGTCGAAGACGGCAGATTTACAGTCTGCTCCCTTTGGCCGCTCGGGAACCCCACCACAGGCGCTAAGCCGCTTTCTCCTCAGAAAGCGCGCGCATTATATCAGATAACAGCTTTCTGTAAAGCGTTGAGCGGGTAAAAGTCAGTTGATTGCCCGAATTTTACCCATTCAGCGCCAGAATGATCCGGCCTGTTATGCCAATGATTAAAGAATAATCGTCCGATTGCCGTAGACGAATACACGTTGCGCTAAAACCTGATATAACGCCTGGCTCAGAACATTTTTCTCTACATCACGCCCTGCACGCATCATATCTTCAGCGGTATAGGTGTGATCGATGTGAATCACATCCTGCATAATAATCGGACCTTCATCGAGGTTATTATTAACGTAGTGGGCGGTAGCACCGATAAGTTTTACACCGCGCTCATAAGCCTGGTGATAAGGCCGCGCACCGACAAAAGCGGGCAGAAATGAGTGATGGATATTAATAATTTGTTGTGGGAAGCGGGAAACAAACTCTGGCGTCAGAACACGCATGTATTTGGCCAGAACCACATAGTCGGGAGTATAAGAATCAATCGCATCACCCATTTGCTGGTCATGCTCTTCGCGCGTTAACCCTTCATGACTGATCAGGCGGAAGGGAATATCAAAACGCTCAACCAGCGCACGTAGGGTATCGTGGTTGCCAATAACCGCAGCAATTTC
The sequence above is drawn from the Enterobacteriaceae bacterium ESL0689 genome and encodes:
- the narI gene encoding respiratory nitrate reductase subunit gamma — its product is MHFLNMFFFDIYPYIAGSVFLIASWLRYDYGQYTWRAGSSQMLDKKGMHLASNLFHVGILGIFVGHFFGMLTPHWMYEAFLPVAVKQKMAMLGGGVCGVMTLVGGALLLKRRLLNPRIRATTTGADILILILLVVQCVLGLLTIPVSAHHRDGSEMMKLVAWAQAVVTFHGNAAGHLEGVAFIFRLHLVLGMTLFLLFPFSRLVHIWSAPVGYLSRQYQIVRARR
- the narJ gene encoding nitrate reductase molybdenum cofactor assembly chaperone translates to MIELIIVSRLLEYPDAGLWQHQQEIAEAIASGETFSHEDARRLDAFLHQLTGEDLLDAQAAYSELFDRGRATSLLLFEHVHGESRDRGQAMVDLLAQYERHGLILDSRELPDHLPLYLEYLAQLPQEEALRGLRDVAPILALLHARLQQRDSRYALLFELLLNLGQTAVDSQKVAEKISTEARDDTPQALDAVWEEEQVKFFADKGCDSSAMAAHQRRFAGAVAPQYLDISAGGQP
- a CDS encoding NarK family nitrate/nitrite MFS transporter — translated: MSQTSPTEPGHHAVITDWRPEDPQFWQQYGHRIANRNLWISVPCLMLAFCVWIVFSVVTVNLNKVGFHFTADQLLTLTALPALAGGILRVPYAFMVPLFGGRRWTAFSTGIMIIPCLWLGFAVQDTTTSYSTFVIISLLCGFAGANFASSMANISFFFPKKMQGGVLGINGGLGNMGVSVMQLVAPLVISVSIFAVFGASGTMQPNGSELYLENAAWIWIPFLLILTLAAWFFMNDLATSKASLRDQLPVLKRGHLWIMSLLYLATFGSFIGFSSSFAILTKGLFPQVEVLHYAFFGPFIGALARSVGGTISDRLGGVRVTLINFVVMALFSGLLFLTLPAEGQSGNFMIYFAVFIVLFLTSGLGSASTFQMIAVIFRKMTADRVKAQGGSDEQAAHVATTDTAAALGFISAIGAIGGFLISQGFSFSVKLSGSPTDAMKVFFIFYVICIIITWAVYGRKFNT
- the narH gene encoding nitrate reductase subunit beta, with amino-acid sequence MKIRSQVGMVLNLDKCIGCHTCSVTCKNVWTSREGTEYAWFNNVETKPGVGFPHDWENQQKWKGGWIRKINGRLQPRMGNRVTLLGKIFANPDLPGMDDYYEPFDYDYQHLHVAPEGQYQPVARPRSRITGQRMDKITHGPNWEDDLGGEFASLAKDSNFAHVQKAMYSQFENTFMMYLPRLCEHCLNPACVATCPSGAIYKREEDGIVLIDQDKCRGWRMCITGCPYKKIYFNWKSGKSEKCIFCYPRIESGMPTVCSETCVGRIRYLGVLLYDADAIEQAASSENKKDLYQRQLAIFLDPHDPQVMAEALKQGIPQGVISAAQQSPVYKMAVEWKLALPLHPEYRTLPMVWYVPPLSPIQSAADAGELGSNGILPDVESLRIPLQYLANLLTAGDTQPVLLALKRMLAMRHFKRAETVDGVVDTRALEEAGLSEAQAQEMYRYLAIANYEDRFVVPGDHRELARNAFPEQGGCGFTFGDGCHGSDTTFNLFNSRRIDAIDVTSKTEETQS
- the purU gene encoding formyltetrahydrofolate deformylase encodes the protein MHLSQRKILRTICPDQKGLIARITNICYKHELNIIQNNEFVDHRTGRFFMRTELEGIFNDAVLLADLDSALPQSSIRELVPADRRRIVILVTKEAHCLGDLLMKASYGGLDVEIAAVIGNHDTLRALVERFDIPFRLISHEGLTREEHDQQMGDAIDSYTPDYVVLAKYMRVLTPEFVSRFPQQIINIHHSFLPAFVGARPYHQAYERGVKLIGATAHYVNNNLDEGPIIMQDVIHIDHTYTAEDMMRAGRDVEKNVLSQALYQVLAQRVFVYGNRTIIL
- a CDS encoding nitrate reductase subunit alpha, which codes for MSQFLDRFRYFRQKGEAFANGYGQLINTNRDWEEGYRQRWQHDKVVRSTHGVNCTGSCSWQIFVKNGLVTWETQQTDYPRTRPDMPNHEPRGCPRGASYSWYLYSANRLKYPLMRKRLMKMWRQAKAQHPDPVVAWASIIEDAEQAKSFKQARGHGGFVRSSWQEVNELIAAANVYTVKTYGPDRVAGFSPIPAMSMVSYAAGARYLSLIGGNCLSFYDWYCDLPPASPQTWGEQTDVPESADWYNASYIIAWGSNVPQTRTPDAHFFTEVRYKGTKTVAITPDYAEIAKLCDLWLAPKQGTDAALALAMGHVILREFHLDKPSPYFTDYVRRYSDMPMLVMLEPREGYYAAGRMLRAADLTDACGQQHNPEWKTVAFDQQGHLTVPNGSIGFRWGDKGKWNLEQRDSHSGDEVTLSLSMLGQHDEIADVGFPYFGGDGSEFFNKVTLQNTLVHKLPVKRLILADGSTALVTTVYDLTLANYGLDRGLEDENCATSYDQVKAYSPAWAEQVTGVSRSHIIRIAREFADNANKTHGRSMIILGAGLNHWYHLDMNYRGLINMLIFCGCVGQSGGGWAHYVGQEKLRPQTGWLPLAFALDWQRPPRHMNSTSWFYNHSSQWRYETVTAQELLSPLADPTRYSGHLIDFNVRAERMGWLPSAPQLGTNPLTIAAQAEKAGMTAVEYTVKSLKEGTLRFAAEQPENGKNHPRNLFIWRSNLLGSSAKGHEYMLKYLLGTEHGIQGQDLGQQGGVKPEEMEWHPQGLEGKLDLVVTLDFRLSSTCLYSDIVLPTATWYEKDDMNTSDMHPFIHPLSAAVDPAWESKSDWEIYKEIARTFSQLCVGHLGKETDVVTLPIQHDSAAELAQPLGVLDWKKGECELIPGKTAPHIMTVERDYPATYERFTSVGPLMEKVGNGGKGIAWNTESEIDFLRQLNRCKMEGPAKGQPMLSTAIDAAEMILTLAPETNGQVAVKAWAALSQITGRDLTHLAIHKEDEKIRFRDIQAQPRKIISSPIWSGLEDEHVSYNAGYTNVHELIPWRTLSGRQSLYQDHQWMRDFGESLLVYRPPIDTRSVQAVMGKKPNGHPEKALNFLTPHQKWGIHSTYSDNLLMLTLGRGGPVVWLSEADAQELGIADNDWIEVFNSNGALTARAVVSQRVPAGMTMMYHAQERIMNLPGSEITGQRGGIHNSVTRITPKPTHMIGGYAHLAYSFNYYGTVGSNRDEFVVVRKMKNINWLDNEGRDQVQESVK